The following coding sequences lie in one Pseudobdellovibrionaceae bacterium genomic window:
- the menA gene encoding 1,4-dihydroxy-2-naphthoate octaprenyltransferase translates to MFFKAIIYFNAIRPKTLIASVAPVLVGAALAYKTSKVSFSYTLFLFSLFSALCIQIGTNLFNDYLDFKKGGDGDKRVGPKRLAQHLVKPVYIQYWAVGFFILASILAIPLIVKAPAVVISIGAASLFFGYLYTGSRWALAYTGMADFFVIAFFGIVAVGGTYYLQTMTYSLGVFLTGLELGMLCCIILVINNLRDIEEDSINNKNTLVVRFGENFGKKEIASFIVLAMMLHEWTLYLTHFNNLRCVVLSTFARAPYFLLPAYLQFYFSLNKVKEPKGYTSFLSKAAILYFFYTALKVFSIFYAEVKL, encoded by the coding sequence ATGTTTTTTAAAGCTATAATATATTTTAATGCTATTCGCCCTAAAACTTTGATAGCCAGTGTGGCGCCGGTTTTGGTGGGGGCGGCTTTAGCTTATAAAACCTCTAAAGTAAGCTTTTCTTATACTCTATTTTTATTTAGTCTTTTCTCTGCTTTGTGTATTCAAATTGGCACTAACTTATTTAATGATTACCTAGATTTTAAAAAGGGAGGCGACGGAGATAAGCGAGTAGGCCCAAAGCGTTTAGCACAGCATCTCGTGAAGCCCGTTTATATTCAATATTGGGCTGTGGGTTTTTTTATACTGGCTAGTATTTTAGCCATTCCCTTAATAGTAAAGGCGCCCGCAGTAGTTATTAGTATCGGAGCAGCCTCTTTATTTTTTGGTTATTTATATACAGGCAGTCGGTGGGCTTTAGCTTATACAGGAATGGCAGATTTTTTTGTTATTGCATTTTTTGGAATAGTAGCTGTGGGAGGAACCTATTACTTGCAAACTATGACTTACTCTTTGGGTGTATTTTTAACAGGTTTAGAGTTAGGAATGCTATGCTGTATTATTTTAGTGATAAATAACCTTCGTGATATCGAAGAAGATTCTATTAATAATAAAAACACTTTGGTAGTAAGGTTTGGTGAAAATTTTGGCAAAAAAGAAATTGCAAGCTTTATTGTGCTGGCCATGATGCTGCACGAATGGACTTTGTATTTAACGCATTTTAATAATTTACGCTGTGTGGTTTTATCTACCTTTGCTAGAGCGCCGTATTTTTTACTTCCTGCGTATTTACAATTTTATTTTTCTTTAAATAAGGTCAAAGAACCTAAAGGCTATACTAGTTTTTTATCCAAAGCGGCTATTTTGTACTTTTTTTATACTGCGTTAAAAGTATTTTCTATTTTTTATGCAGAAGTAAAATTATAA
- the menB gene encoding 1,4-dihydroxy-2-naphthoyl-CoA synthase → MTKYKWQTAKDFTDIKLETLDKGIAKITINRPEVRNAFRPQTVIELKEALEWCRENSKIGVIILTGEGKEAFCSGGDQKVRGHAGYVGADGIPRLNILDVQKQIRFMPKPVVAMVAGYAIGGGHVLHVVCDITVAASNARFGQTGPKVGSFDGGLGSSYLARIVGQKKAREIWFLCHQYSAEEALKMGLVNIVVPYEDLEDKTVEWCKEMLQHSPMALRCLKTSLNADCDGQMGLLDMAGNATLLYYMSEEAKEGKEAFLEKRPPDFSKFPILP, encoded by the coding sequence ATGACTAAGTATAAGTGGCAAACTGCTAAAGATTTTACAGACATTAAGTTAGAGACCTTAGATAAAGGTATTGCGAAAATAACTATTAATCGCCCAGAGGTTAGAAACGCTTTTCGCCCTCAAACGGTTATAGAACTTAAAGAGGCTTTAGAGTGGTGCCGTGAAAATTCTAAAATTGGTGTAATTATTTTAACCGGCGAAGGTAAAGAAGCGTTTTGTTCTGGAGGAGACCAGAAAGTTAGAGGACATGCAGGGTATGTTGGTGCTGATGGCATTCCACGCTTAAATATTTTAGATGTACAAAAGCAAATTCGATTTATGCCCAAGCCAGTGGTTGCCATGGTAGCCGGTTATGCTATTGGGGGCGGGCATGTACTTCATGTGGTTTGTGATATAACCGTTGCCGCCAGCAACGCTCGTTTTGGTCAAACAGGGCCTAAAGTGGGTTCTTTTGATGGTGGTTTAGGAAGTAGTTACTTGGCTCGCATTGTGGGTCAAAAAAAGGCTCGAGAAATTTGGTTTTTATGTCACCAATATTCTGCCGAAGAAGCTTTAAAAATGGGTTTAGTTAATATAGTGGTTCCCTACGAAGACTTAGAAGATAAAACCGTAGAGTGGTGTAAAGAAATGTTGCAACATTCTCCCATGGCTTTGCGTTGTTTAAAAACTAGTTTAAATGCAGATTGTGATGGACAAATGGGTTTGTTAGACATGGCTGGTAATGCCACTTTACTGTATTATATGTCTGAAGAGGCAAAAGAAGGTAAAGAGGCTTTTTTAGAAAAACGGCCACCCGATTTTTCTAAGTTTCCTATTTTACCTTAA